One Anaerobacillus alkaliphilus DNA window includes the following coding sequences:
- a CDS encoding AbrB family transcriptional regulator, translating to MKNVQFLRLLESTLVGYLGGYVFTLINFPLPWVLGALTFILLWQGLTKRQAYWPNPVKQGGFLILGIYFGLYFTTQTFLTIGPYVLPYIFMTCVLIFASILIATIVTKWIQVDKITSVFGSIPGGLSEMVLASEALNAKTSYVVIFQTVRLLTVLFTVPAMIMYFFSGGERQSTSIFGSEAIQFEGFGYLWYVIPIIVGVLVRNRIPAGIVVAPLAVTAAMNISPIDLATIPPFILLSAQVAVGIGLGKNISFEDLKLGGKYCVVYFGVSLAIITVSFGLGILLSALTTLDLATAILSIAPGGLIEMVLTASSVGGDPAVVSALQLIRILVIIIFVPSFLKWYFRKDVQREAA from the coding sequence ATGAAGAATGTTCAATTTCTCCGCTTACTTGAATCAACGTTGGTTGGTTATTTAGGGGGATATGTCTTTACATTAATCAACTTTCCACTCCCATGGGTATTAGGGGCGTTAACTTTTATCTTACTTTGGCAAGGTCTTACAAAGAGGCAAGCCTATTGGCCAAATCCAGTTAAACAAGGTGGCTTTTTAATTCTCGGTATCTACTTTGGATTATATTTTACGACCCAAACATTTCTAACAATCGGACCTTATGTGCTTCCTTATATTTTCATGACTTGTGTGTTGATTTTTGCAAGTATTCTAATCGCTACGATCGTAACAAAATGGATCCAAGTAGATAAAATTACGAGTGTGTTCGGTTCAATTCCAGGCGGCTTATCTGAGATGGTTCTCGCTAGTGAAGCGTTAAATGCTAAAACGTCATATGTGGTCATTTTTCAGACCGTTCGTTTACTTACCGTTTTGTTTACGGTACCTGCGATGATTATGTATTTCTTCAGTGGAGGTGAAAGGCAATCAACTAGCATATTTGGTTCAGAAGCTATCCAATTTGAAGGCTTTGGATACTTATGGTATGTAATTCCGATCATTGTCGGTGTCCTCGTTCGTAATCGTATACCAGCTGGAATTGTTGTTGCACCTCTAGCGGTCACTGCTGCTATGAACATTAGCCCGATCGACTTGGCCACTATTCCACCATTTATTTTGCTTTCGGCACAAGTTGCCGTCGGAATTGGATTAGGGAAAAATATTTCATTTGAGGATTTAAAACTAGGCGGAAAGTATTGTGTTGTGTATTTTGGCGTTTCTCTAGCGATCATTACAGTTTCATTTGGGTTAGGCATCCTACTTTCTGCCCTCACAACATTAGATTTAGCTACAGCTATTTTAAGTATTGCTCCAGGAGGTCTTATTGAGATGGTTTTAACGGCCTCTTCAGTCGGTGGTGATCCCGCTGTCGTCAGTGCCCTTCAGCTCATTCGTATTCTAGTCATTATCATATTCGTTCCTAGCTTTTTAAAATGGTATTTTAGGAAGGATGTTCAAAGGGAAGCGGCATAA
- a CDS encoding spore coat protein — MNFAAHELLETSEALRTKAAEIEQHGVFVNQCNDQTLKNILTKHQHQMMNLYQQGINMMTGKGVEVTHQAPNFNAHQITMGIQNQTTMSAPSANTQSLSDQTIATLALCTHKSGSMMGMQWANECVDPQLRMYHVNCANMCQEMSYEIWTWMNHNGYYQPPTFSQTQVSQMTGMFQPVTNMQPTMMNNYGINNIQ; from the coding sequence ATGAATTTTGCAGCACACGAACTTTTAGAAACATCAGAAGCATTACGCACCAAAGCAGCAGAAATTGAGCAACACGGTGTTTTCGTAAACCAATGTAATGATCAGACGTTAAAAAACATCTTAACAAAACATCAACACCAAATGATGAATTTATATCAACAAGGTATAAACATGATGACAGGAAAAGGTGTTGAAGTAACACATCAAGCCCCTAATTTTAACGCACATCAAATTACGATGGGTATACAAAACCAAACAACAATGTCTGCGCCTAGCGCCAATACTCAATCTCTTTCCGATCAAACTATTGCTACATTAGCTTTATGTACTCATAAGTCAGGTTCGATGATGGGGATGCAATGGGCAAACGAATGTGTTGATCCACAACTTCGAATGTATCATGTAAATTGCGCTAATATGTGCCAGGAAATGTCCTATGAAATTTGGACTTGGATGAACCACAACGGTTACTACCAACCTCCGACATTTAGCCAAACTCAAGTATCACAAATGACAGGAATGTTCCAACCAGTAACTAATATGCAACCAACTATGATGAATAATTACGGGATAAATAACATCCAATAA
- a CDS encoding metallophosphoesterase family protein — translation MKYAFISDIHGNAVALEAVLEHIKKQEVDKIIVLGDICYRGPEPKKSLELVRSLQTEVVKGNADEWIVRGVKSGEVPEDVLELMNKERAWAFTQLEPSDTDYLQGLPHSIQLDLEKVKVSVFHATPDSLFDIILPNEEDEIIEKSLMTTEAQVYIYGHIHVPYIRFLKGKIVINTGSVGLPFDGLSKASYAIVECNAGNIKTSIERVTYDKERVIELYKEVGYPNAEMMSNIIYHGKR, via the coding sequence ATGAAATATGCATTTATTTCAGATATTCATGGTAATGCAGTAGCTCTAGAAGCAGTTTTAGAACATATAAAAAAACAAGAAGTAGATAAGATTATTGTCTTAGGTGACATATGTTATCGCGGACCTGAACCAAAGAAATCACTTGAATTAGTCCGTTCATTACAGACGGAGGTAGTTAAAGGAAATGCAGATGAGTGGATTGTTCGAGGAGTAAAAAGTGGAGAAGTACCTGAAGATGTCTTGGAGTTGATGAACAAAGAACGCGCTTGGGCATTTACCCAATTAGAACCAAGTGACACAGACTATCTCCAAGGTTTACCTCACTCAATACAGTTAGATTTAGAAAAAGTTAAAGTAAGTGTCTTTCATGCTACTCCAGATAGCTTATTTGATATTATTCTCCCAAACGAGGAAGATGAAATCATTGAAAAAAGCTTAATGACCACTGAAGCGCAAGTTTATATTTACGGTCACATTCATGTTCCGTATATTCGATTTTTAAAAGGGAAAATCGTTATAAATACTGGTAGTGTTGGTTTGCCCTTTGATGGCCTTTCTAAAGCATCGTATGCTATTGTTGAGTGTAATGCGGGGAATATCAAAACCTCGATTGAACGAGTAACTTATGATAAGGAACGCGTAATTGAACTTTATAAAGAAGTAGGTTATCCAAATGCAGAGATGATGAGCAATATCATTTATCATGGCAAAAGATAA
- a CDS encoding LLM class flavin-dependent oxidoreductase: protein MGKTLKNIKFSVLDLAPIPEGSNATQAFQHSLDLAQHVEKWGFHRYWVAEHHSMPGIASSATAVLIGFLAAGTTTLKIGSGGIMLPNHAPLLIAEQFGTLNAMYPGRVDLGLGRAPGSDQLTAKALRRDMQSGDDFPQLLEELRSYFSEAEKPVRAIPGEGQDIPIYLLGSSGFSARLAGQLGLPFAFASHFSPENTLPALKLYRETFQPSDVLEKPYVMVGMNVTAAEDDAKAQWLATSQQQAFLSLIRRTPSQLKPPVESMNSIWNSYEKMIVEQQLQTAAIGSQDTVRQKLQSFLEVTDADEFILNTHVFDHNERLRSYEIVSQLNQ from the coding sequence ATGGGAAAAACGCTAAAAAATATCAAATTTTCCGTGCTTGACTTAGCACCTATTCCTGAAGGGAGTAACGCTACACAGGCTTTTCAACATAGTTTAGATTTAGCGCAACATGTAGAAAAATGGGGCTTTCATCGATATTGGGTAGCTGAGCATCACAGTATGCCTGGGATTGCCAGTTCAGCAACTGCAGTCTTAATTGGTTTTCTAGCAGCAGGAACAACTACATTAAAAATTGGTTCAGGTGGAATTATGCTACCCAACCACGCCCCTTTACTAATTGCAGAGCAATTTGGTACGTTAAATGCTATGTACCCGGGAAGGGTTGATCTTGGCTTAGGCAGAGCGCCGGGAAGTGATCAACTTACTGCAAAAGCCCTCCGACGGGACATGCAAAGTGGAGATGATTTTCCACAACTTCTTGAAGAATTACGATCCTATTTTTCTGAAGCAGAAAAACCTGTACGTGCAATTCCTGGAGAAGGTCAGGATATTCCTATTTATTTACTAGGATCTAGCGGATTTAGTGCAAGGTTGGCAGGTCAACTAGGATTACCTTTTGCTTTTGCTAGCCATTTCTCCCCAGAGAATACTTTGCCGGCTTTGAAGCTATATCGTGAAACCTTTCAACCTTCTGACGTTCTCGAAAAACCATATGTGATGGTGGGCATGAATGTTACAGCAGCAGAAGATGATGCTAAAGCACAGTGGTTGGCCACTTCCCAACAACAGGCGTTTTTAAGTTTAATTAGAAGAACGCCAAGTCAATTAAAACCGCCAGTAGAGTCGATGAATTCAATTTGGAATTCCTATGAAAAAATGATTGTTGAACAGCAATTACAGACTGCTGCGATAGGAAGCCAAGACACGGTAAGGCAAAAACTACAATCATTTCTAGAAGTGACCGATGCAGATGAATTTATTTTGAATACACATGTCTTTGACCATAACGAAAGACTTCGTTCATATGAAATAGTGAGTCAGCTTAACCAATAG
- a CDS encoding ABC transporter permease: MPFFAIVKKDLKILLGDPGALVVLFLLPIMFISVMSFALMPVYKGNNSNIEIIVVNEDDSLKSKEFLTELAYIEGLDITTTIDNEINFDAHTAQQLVQDGKYPMAIVVPSDFGRNITTNQVFNLVSIKDPAQQTTVEILEKAIEGVVRGFSVKNKVDQMVEQQLESINQTIHSEMQKIEAVYTNEIDQLMASLNSMALSGLPVDVPATAPVTPQFDGIDIDTLKVNLAKEAKETLDNPTIGIHSLTTDGKKTLQPDPFQQSVPAYTVMFAFFIVTFAGRSFLVEKNEGTFQRILSSPITGWSFILGKWIPNYLVGLAQVVVMFSIGHFIFGMSLGNSLLGLLLISFALVWASSSLGMMIASLVKTEAQISGWSVMAILTLAALGGTMVPLFIMPEFMQKLALITPHAWALMGYQDILVRGLHATDVLLHVLVLFCFGLFFIAISIWRFTHHILQT; encoded by the coding sequence ATGCCATTTTTTGCGATTGTTAAAAAGGATCTAAAGATCTTATTAGGAGACCCTGGTGCCCTTGTTGTCCTGTTTTTGTTACCGATTATGTTTATTAGTGTGATGAGCTTTGCTCTTATGCCTGTGTATAAAGGGAATAATAGTAATATTGAAATAATAGTTGTAAATGAGGACGATAGTTTAAAATCGAAGGAATTTTTGACTGAATTAGCTTATATTGAAGGATTGGACATTACAACGACGATAGATAACGAGATAAATTTTGATGCTCATACAGCCCAACAGCTAGTTCAGGACGGAAAATATCCAATGGCGATTGTTGTACCAAGTGATTTTGGTCGTAACATAACAACAAATCAGGTATTTAACTTAGTTAGTATTAAAGATCCCGCTCAGCAAACAACTGTGGAAATACTAGAAAAAGCAATTGAAGGTGTTGTCAGAGGCTTCTCAGTAAAGAATAAAGTTGATCAAATGGTAGAACAACAACTAGAGTCTATAAATCAAACGATTCACTCAGAAATGCAAAAAATTGAAGCGGTCTATACGAATGAAATCGATCAACTTATGGCATCGCTTAATTCTATGGCATTGAGTGGACTTCCTGTTGATGTACCAGCAACTGCACCTGTTACACCTCAGTTTGACGGTATTGATATTGATACGTTAAAAGTCAATTTGGCTAAAGAAGCAAAGGAAACATTGGACAATCCTACGATTGGTATTCATTCACTAACAACAGACGGAAAAAAGACGCTACAACCAGATCCATTTCAGCAGAGTGTTCCAGCCTATACAGTCATGTTTGCTTTTTTTATCGTCACGTTTGCTGGGCGTTCCTTCTTAGTTGAAAAAAATGAAGGGACTTTTCAGAGAATTTTATCTAGTCCTATAACTGGCTGGTCGTTTATTTTAGGAAAGTGGATTCCAAATTATCTCGTCGGCTTGGCTCAAGTTGTGGTCATGTTTTCGATCGGACATTTTATTTTCGGGATGTCACTAGGAAACTCTTTGTTGGGTCTTTTGTTAATTAGTTTTGCTTTAGTGTGGGCTAGTTCATCACTAGGGATGATGATCGCATCGCTAGTAAAAACAGAGGCTCAAATTTCGGGTTGGTCAGTGATGGCCATTTTAACTCTTGCAGCTCTTGGTGGAACGATGGTCCCGTTATTTATTATGCCAGAATTTATGCAAAAACTGGCATTGATCACCCCACATGCCTGGGCACTCATGGGCTATCAAGATATACTCGTCCGAGGCCTACATGCAACTGATGTGCTCCTTCATGTTCTAGTATTGTTCTGTTTTGGCTTGTTTTTTATTGCTATTTCAATTTGGAGATTTACGCATCATATTTTACAAACATAG
- a CDS encoding ABC transporter ATP-binding protein encodes MSYIELTDVAKTMKDKNVIQELSFRIREGETFGLLGPNGAGKTTLLSMMSANQLPTSGRITVGQYDTAMDQKKIKSIVGIVPQDISLYSSLNAYDNLRFFASLYGMKKRDIQKRMEWLLDLVQLTDRAHEPISQYSGGMKRRINIAVALMHDPHIVYMDEPTVGIDPQSRNKIYELIEELKALGKTIIYTTHYMEEATNLCDRVAILDQGEVVALNETMELLKIVQSGIVELTMTSENASEMAFKTLKQLMCITSCQVNGKKLTLVVSIKVQDAISKIMAALNQQSLPMEDVKIMQPNLETVFLYLTGKTLRD; translated from the coding sequence GTGAGTTATATTGAGCTAACTGATGTTGCAAAAACAATGAAAGATAAAAATGTCATTCAGGAATTGAGTTTTCGTATACGAGAAGGTGAAACGTTTGGTTTATTGGGTCCCAATGGTGCAGGAAAAACAACGCTTTTATCAATGATGAGTGCAAATCAATTGCCAACTAGTGGTAGGATAACAGTTGGCCAGTATGATACAGCCATGGACCAGAAAAAAATAAAATCAATCGTTGGAATTGTTCCGCAGGATATTTCTCTTTATAGTTCCTTAAATGCTTATGATAACCTTCGTTTTTTTGCTTCTCTTTATGGTATGAAAAAAAGAGACATACAAAAGCGTATGGAATGGTTACTTGATCTTGTTCAGTTAACAGATCGGGCCCATGAGCCGATTAGTCAATATTCAGGGGGAATGAAACGTAGAATTAATATCGCTGTTGCTCTTATGCACGATCCACATATTGTATATATGGATGAGCCTACTGTTGGTATTGATCCTCAATCACGAAATAAAATATATGAGTTAATTGAGGAACTTAAAGCTTTGGGAAAAACAATTATCTACACTACCCATTACATGGAGGAGGCTACAAACCTATGTGACCGGGTTGCGATTTTAGACCAAGGTGAAGTGGTTGCCTTAAATGAAACGATGGAGCTTCTTAAAATAGTTCAATCAGGTATTGTCGAGTTAACCATGACTTCTGAAAATGCTTCTGAAATGGCATTTAAAACGTTAAAACAACTTATGTGCATAACATCATGTCAAGTCAATGGAAAGAAGTTGACGTTAGTCGTCTCTATCAAGGTACAGGATGCAATAAGTAAAATTATGGCTGCTTTAAATCAACAATCACTTCCTATGGAAGACGTAAAAATTATGCAACCGAACTTAGAGACGGTATTTCTTTATTTAACAGGAAAAACATTAAGAGATTGA
- a CDS encoding proline iminopeptidase-family hydrolase has translation MKEGFVEVTGGRVWYQIHDEGQDNTPVIVIHGGPGSSHYSLQGLKKLAKQRPVIFYDQLGCGHSDRPEDQSLWQIDRFVEELGQLRDALSLEEIHILGHSWGTTLAAAYMLTKPSGVKSVIFSSSCLSAPLWAEDQERNRQKLPKSVQETLKRCEENGTTDSQEYRDATMEFNKQFVCRIDPWPEFLKKGAHMKNSEVYNIMWGPSEFHVTGNLKHFDCTSQLHEITVPTLYTCGRYDEATPESTKYFSSLTPNSRFHVFENSAHMPYLEEPEEFLSVINHFLKEVDR, from the coding sequence ATGAAAGAAGGATTTGTGGAAGTTACAGGTGGTAGGGTTTGGTACCAAATTCATGACGAAGGACAAGATAATACACCAGTTATCGTAATACATGGTGGTCCTGGTTCATCTCACTACTCTTTGCAAGGATTAAAAAAATTAGCAAAGCAACGCCCTGTTATCTTTTATGACCAATTAGGGTGTGGACATTCTGATCGACCCGAGGATCAATCGTTATGGCAAATTGATCGGTTTGTAGAGGAATTGGGGCAACTTAGAGATGCCTTATCACTTGAAGAAATACATATACTAGGACACTCTTGGGGAACGACACTGGCAGCAGCTTATATGTTAACAAAACCTAGTGGCGTAAAAAGTGTTATTTTTTCAAGTTCATGTCTTAGTGCTCCGCTTTGGGCAGAAGATCAAGAACGGAATCGTCAGAAGCTACCCAAATCTGTTCAGGAAACGTTAAAAAGGTGTGAAGAAAACGGAACGACAGACTCCCAAGAATATCGAGATGCGACGATGGAATTTAATAAGCAGTTTGTTTGTAGGATAGATCCATGGCCAGAATTTTTGAAAAAAGGTGCCCATATGAAAAATTCTGAGGTCTACAATATTATGTGGGGACCGTCTGAATTCCATGTTACAGGAAATTTAAAACATTTTGACTGTACCTCTCAATTACATGAAATCACAGTACCAACTCTATATACATGTGGACGATACGATGAGGCTACACCGGAGTCAACGAAATATTTCTCTAGTCTTACACCTAACTCAAGGTTTCATGTGTTTGAGAATAGTGCACATATGCCCTATTTAGAAGAACCAGAAGAATTCTTAAGCGTAATAAACCATTTTCTAAAAGAGGTTGATAGATAA
- a CDS encoding bifunctional diguanylate cyclase/phosphodiesterase — protein MEYKRDLIEIKDMFKMMSNLFDMVFLMKLRKDGNFEYADYSEQAKDLANLPDDAIGKTLFDIYGEEIATALHEKYTEAIVNREPVTYLEAMNLRNNNQFKVAESTLIPITIDKEKYVLAFIKDVTELELKKHEVFEQKERFHSLFTYNNDPIISTDVKGNIQIVNEAFRKKFSIVKDEFERATIVDFFPQLSVFNEKPHTIPVEEEVILEFGSNTIISLVKRIPIIVNEENIGFYFIINDVTSQREVIVTNNEMEERYKRLMELSPQMIILVKNKSIIYINKIGLQLLETKNEDIIGKNISYIITGDIEAYIHDGNVATIQKTNNELIYVSVKKTVVFLNKEKIHLYSFTDVTSQLAIKEELTFMENFDYLTGLHNRKSFDQLIDFHIVAGENFYLILFNIDKFKFVNDLIGTSNADLLLEQFASRLKSISDENTIGRISGDEFAIILPQKKSIDAFLMNVQKELHRQFDTIKGPIHVSTSTAISRFPEHGSSAEQLYLSATKAMTLAKIDGAKQVIYYQEEMQEVFTRKYEIENELKLSLKEKHFHVVYQPKIHLKGKPLEVEALIRWEHPKLGMVSPAEFIPVAEDSGLIIDIGKFVIDQACKDLLELHKSNPTLRVAINLSPKQFMDSKLEESILAVIARYNLDPGFIEFEITETAIMSDPSKAVQILNRLKEVGITFAIDDFGTSFSSFNYLKKLPVDTIKIDRSFINGIGENEKDSRLVEGLIDLAHKMGLSITAEGVETKEQLHFLLEKDCDVVQGYYFGRPEKLDQLVQTLTTLRQVVLD, from the coding sequence ATGGAATATAAACGTGATTTGATTGAGATTAAGGATATGTTCAAAATGATGTCCAATCTTTTTGATATGGTTTTTTTAATGAAGTTACGCAAAGATGGCAACTTTGAATATGCAGATTATAGCGAACAAGCAAAGGATCTTGCGAACTTACCGGATGATGCAATTGGTAAAACTCTCTTTGATATCTACGGTGAGGAGATAGCAACAGCTCTACATGAAAAATATACTGAGGCAATCGTTAATCGTGAACCTGTTACGTACTTAGAGGCAATGAATTTACGTAACAATAATCAATTTAAAGTAGCAGAATCGACACTCATTCCGATTACTATTGATAAAGAAAAATATGTTTTGGCATTTATTAAAGATGTGACAGAGTTAGAACTCAAAAAGCACGAAGTTTTTGAACAGAAAGAACGGTTTCACTCGTTATTTACGTATAATAATGACCCAATTATTTCTACAGATGTAAAAGGAAATATCCAAATAGTTAATGAAGCTTTTCGCAAGAAGTTTAGTATTGTTAAAGATGAATTTGAAAGAGCTACCATTGTAGATTTTTTCCCACAACTTTCTGTTTTCAATGAAAAGCCTCATACAATTCCAGTAGAAGAAGAGGTAATCTTGGAATTTGGTTCAAATACGATTATTTCTCTCGTGAAGAGAATACCAATTATTGTTAATGAAGAAAATATTGGTTTCTATTTTATAATAAATGATGTTACCTCTCAACGAGAAGTCATTGTGACAAACAATGAGATGGAAGAACGATATAAAAGACTTATGGAACTATCACCGCAAATGATTATTCTGGTCAAGAATAAATCAATTATCTATATCAATAAGATAGGATTACAGTTATTAGAGACAAAAAATGAAGATATTATTGGTAAAAATATTTCTTATATTATTACTGGGGATATCGAGGCTTACATTCATGATGGGAATGTAGCAACCATCCAAAAAACGAATAACGAACTCATCTATGTAAGTGTGAAAAAAACGGTAGTCTTTCTTAATAAAGAGAAAATCCACTTATACTCATTTACCGATGTTACGAGTCAGTTGGCAATTAAAGAAGAGTTAACTTTTATGGAGAACTTTGACTATCTGACTGGGTTGCATAACAGGAAATCGTTTGATCAGTTAATTGACTTTCATATAGTTGCGGGTGAGAACTTTTATCTAATTCTATTTAATATCGATAAATTTAAGTTTGTTAATGATTTAATCGGCACTTCTAATGCTGACTTGCTTCTAGAGCAATTTGCAAGCCGTCTGAAAAGTATCAGTGATGAAAATACGATTGGACGAATTAGTGGTGATGAATTTGCAATCATTTTACCTCAAAAAAAATCAATTGATGCATTCCTAATGAACGTTCAAAAAGAATTACATCGTCAGTTTGATACGATTAAAGGACCAATTCACGTATCTACTTCGACTGCCATTTCGCGGTTTCCAGAACATGGATCTAGTGCAGAGCAACTTTATTTAAGTGCGACAAAAGCCATGACTTTGGCTAAAATAGATGGAGCAAAACAAGTAATATATTATCAAGAAGAAATGCAAGAAGTATTTACTAGGAAGTATGAAATCGAAAATGAGTTGAAACTATCACTAAAAGAAAAACATTTTCATGTGGTTTATCAGCCCAAAATCCATTTGAAAGGAAAGCCTCTTGAAGTAGAAGCTCTAATCCGATGGGAACACCCAAAACTTGGCATGGTTAGCCCAGCTGAATTTATACCAGTTGCCGAGGATTCGGGTCTCATCATTGATATTGGAAAGTTTGTCATTGATCAAGCATGTAAAGATCTACTAGAACTGCATAAGTCGAACCCAACGCTTCGGGTTGCGATTAATCTATCGCCAAAACAGTTTATGGACTCGAAATTAGAAGAGAGTATTCTCGCTGTCATCGCTAGATATAATTTAGACCCTGGTTTTATCGAGTTTGAAATCACTGAAACAGCAATCATGAGCGACCCTAGTAAGGCTGTTCAAATATTGAATAGACTTAAAGAAGTAGGCATAACGTTTGCAATCGATGATTTTGGAACAAGCTTCTCATCCTTTAATTATCTAAAGAAGCTTCCTGTTGATACGATAAAAATTGATCGTTCATTCATTAATGGTATCGGGGAAAATGAGAAAGACAGCCGATTGGTTGAAGGGCTTATTGATTTAGCCCATAAAATGGGTCTCAGCATTACAGCTGAAGGGGTTGAAACAAAAGAACAACTTCACTTCCTACTGGAAAAAGATTGTGATGTTGTACAAGGTTATTATTTTGGACGTCCAGAGAAGCTTGATCAGCTTGTTCAAACGTTAACTACATTACGTCAAGTGGTTTTGGATTAG
- a CDS encoding carotenoid biosynthesis protein → MIQIFIFRLFIFWYIVGIFLLAFDLLPAALEWANAVFLILAGTLGGIYFSINYPKIKGIFISLTVVACTMFAEWLGVNYNLFFGQYDYNSDFGFKIAGVPIAIGFAWLMVISTTHVLAKQIIRFFSLKNTYIRAICYATVGGFAAVVIDLVIDPVAFHVKEYWLWYQGGMYYEIPFSNFAGWFFLAFVLHLFVYVVLKREWQEDQNIEWKKKMVILYILIILMFVVLALKGALFLSVIVTLFATASFIALYRKAENK, encoded by the coding sequence TTGATACAAATATTTATTTTTCGACTGTTTATTTTTTGGTATATTGTTGGCATTTTTTTACTAGCGTTTGATTTATTACCCGCTGCATTAGAGTGGGCAAATGCTGTATTTCTTATTTTAGCAGGAACTCTCGGGGGCATTTACTTCAGTATTAATTATCCTAAAATTAAAGGGATTTTCATTAGCTTGACGGTAGTTGCTTGTACTATGTTCGCTGAATGGTTAGGAGTAAACTACAACCTCTTCTTTGGTCAATATGACTACAATTCTGACTTTGGATTTAAAATTGCAGGTGTACCGATAGCCATCGGCTTTGCTTGGCTAATGGTTATTAGTACGACTCATGTTCTTGCAAAACAAATAATAAGATTTTTCTCCTTAAAAAACACATATATAAGGGCGATTTGCTACGCGACCGTAGGAGGGTTTGCAGCCGTTGTAATTGATCTGGTCATTGATCCTGTTGCTTTCCATGTTAAGGAGTATTGGCTTTGGTATCAGGGCGGAATGTATTATGAAATCCCGTTTTCTAACTTTGCCGGTTGGTTTTTCCTAGCCTTTGTTCTACACTTATTTGTCTACGTTGTGCTAAAACGCGAATGGCAAGAAGATCAAAACATTGAATGGAAAAAGAAGATGGTCATCTTATACATACTCATTATTTTGATGTTTGTCGTATTGGCGTTAAAAGGAGCGTTATTCCTATCTGTTATTGTTACTCTTTTTGCAACTGCTAGCTTTATTGCTCTTTATAGAAAGGCGGAAAACAAGTGA
- a CDS encoding lysophospholipid acyltransferase family protein: MIEAKKSQLFSNLFHLYNQRLLKKTFHRISLKQAKSLPTIGPTLYIANHSSWWDGLLAFYLTRTVLKRDCYAMMTEVGLKAYPFFRKIGGYSINKDNPKDVIRSLAYTRRLLDLSKGIWVFPQGKEEHLEKRPLLFQPGVSRVIRQVNTVTVVPITFYYTFLHEQRPEVFISIGESLPAPRLQAFSLQKDLTTFLEDILTEQLNNQKQEVVNETFEAYDVIIHGKKSISKQIEVSK, translated from the coding sequence GTGATAGAAGCTAAGAAGAGCCAACTTTTCAGCAACTTGTTTCATCTTTATAATCAAAGGCTCTTAAAAAAGACGTTTCATCGTATCTCTTTAAAACAAGCCAAAAGCCTACCTACAATAGGACCTACACTCTACATTGCCAACCACAGTAGTTGGTGGGATGGATTGCTAGCCTTCTACCTAACAAGGACGGTACTAAAAAGAGATTGCTACGCAATGATGACTGAAGTTGGATTGAAAGCTTATCCCTTTTTCAGAAAAATAGGTGGATACTCTATTAACAAAGACAACCCAAAAGATGTCATTAGATCACTAGCTTATACTAGGAGATTGCTAGATCTTTCAAAAGGAATTTGGGTTTTTCCTCAAGGTAAAGAAGAACATTTGGAAAAGAGACCCCTTTTGTTTCAACCAGGGGTTTCTAGAGTTATTCGCCAGGTAAACACTGTGACAGTTGTTCCGATCACTTTTTACTATACATTTCTCCACGAGCAGCGGCCAGAAGTCTTTATTTCGATTGGTGAGTCTCTACCGGCTCCTAGGTTGCAAGCATTCTCTTTACAAAAAGACCTTACAACGTTTTTAGAAGATATTCTTACGGAACAACTAAACAATCAAAAGCAGGAGGTCGTTAATGAAACCTTTGAAGCCTACGATGTTATCATCCATGGCAAGAAATCAATAAGTAAACAGATAGAGGTGTCTAAATGA